From a region of the Cygnus atratus isolate AKBS03 ecotype Queensland, Australia chromosome 3, CAtr_DNAZoo_HiC_assembly, whole genome shotgun sequence genome:
- the SYNCRIP gene encoding heterogeneous nuclear ribonucleoprotein Q isoform X5 — MATEHVNGNGTEEPMDTSAAVTHSEHFQTLLDAGLPQKVAEKLDEIYVAGLVAHSDLDERAIEALKEFNEEGALAVLQQFKDSDLSHVQNKSAFLCGVMKTYRQREKQGTKVADSSKGPDEAKIKALLERTGYTLDVTTGQRKYGGPPPESVYSGQQPSVGTEIFVGKIPRDLFEDELVPLFEKAGPIWDLRLMMDPLTGLNRGYAFVTFCTKEAAQEAVKLYNNHEIRSGKHIGVCISVANNRLFVGSIPKSKTKEQIVEEFSKVTEGLTDVILYHQPDDKKKNRGFCFLEYEDHKTAAQARRRLMSGKVKVWGNVVTVEWADPIEDPDPEVMAKVKVLFVRNLANTVTEEILEKAFSQFGKLERVKKLKDYAFIHFDERDGAVKAMEEMNGKDLEGENIEIVFAKPPDQKRKERKAQRQAAKNQMYDDYYYYGPPHMPPPTRGRGRGGRGGYGYPPDYYGYEDYYDYYGYDYHNYRGGYEDPYYGYEDFQVGARGRGGRGARGAAPSRGRGAAPPRGRAGYAQRGGPGSARGVRGARGGAQQQRGRGGKGVEAGPDLLQ, encoded by the exons ATGGCTACTGAACATGTTAATGGGAATGGTACTGAAGAGCCCATGGATACTTCTGCTGCAGTTACCCATTCTGAGCATTTCCAGACATTGCTCGATGCTGGTTTACCACAGAAAGTTGCTGAAAAACTAGATGAAATTTACGTTGCAG gGCTAGTTGCACATAGTGATCTAGATGAAAGAGCTATTGAAGCTTTAAAGGAATTTAATGAAGAAGGTGCACTGGCAGTGCTTCAACAGTTTAAAGACAGTGATCTCTCACATGTTCAG AACAAAAGTGCCTTTTTATGTGGAGTCATGAAGACGTAcaggcagagggaaaaacaggGGACCAAGGTGGCAGATTCTAGCAAAGGACCAGATGAGGCAAAAATTAAG GCACTCTTGGAGAGAACCGGCTACACTCTTGATGTGACTACTGGACAGAGAAAGTATGGTGGACCTCCTCCAGAGTCTGTATATTCAGGACAGCAACCCTCCGTTGGTACAGAG ATATTTGTGGGCAAGATTCCAAGAGACTTGTTTGAAGATGAACTTGTTCCATTATTTGAGAAAGCTGGCCCTATATGGGATCTCCGCTTAATGATGGATCCATTAACTGGTCTAAATAGAGGATATGCTTTTGTCACTTTTTGTACTAAAGAGGCAGCTCAGGAGGCTGTTAAACTG tacaaCAATCATGAAATTCGTTCTGGAAAACACATTGGTGTATGCATCTCTGTTGCCAATAATAGGCTTTTTGTTGGTTCTATTCCTAAGAGTAAAACCAAGGAGCAAATTGTTGAAGAATTCAGCAAAGTAACAG agGGCCTTACAGATGTCATATTGTATCATCAGCCCGATGACAAGAAAAAGAACCGgggtttctgttttcttgaataTGAAGATCACAAGACTGCTGCTCAGGCCAGACGTAGGTTGATGAGTGGCAAGGTGAAAGTCTGGGGAAATGTTGTTACAGTTGAATGGGCTGACCCTATAGAAGACCCAGATCCCGAAGTCATGGCAAAG gtaaaAGTTCTGTTTGTACGCAATCTTGCCAATACTGTAACAGAGGAGATACTAGAAAAGGCCTTCAGTCAATTTGGAAAGCTAGAGCGAGTGAAGAAGCTAAAAGACTATGCTTTCATCCATTTTGATGAACGGGATGGTGCTGTAAAG GCAATGGAAGAAATGAATGGCAAAGATTTAGAGGGAGAAAACattgaaattgtttttgctAAGCCACCAgatcaaaaaaggaaagaacgGAAAGCTCAGAGACAAGCGGCTAAAAATCAGAT GTATGATGATTACTACTATTACGGTCCACCTCATATGCCCCCTCCAACAAGAGGTCGAGGCCGAGGAGGTAGAGGTGGTTACGGATATCCCCCTGACTATTACGGATATGAAGATTATTACGATTATTATGGCTATGACTACCATAACTATCGTGGTGGATATGAAGATCCTTACTATGGTTATGAAGATTTTCAAGTTGGAGCTAGAGGAAGGGGTGGTAGAGGAGCAAGGGGTGCTGCTCCATCCAGAGGTCGCGGGGCTGCTCCTCCCCGTGGCAGAGCCGGTTATGCACAGAGAGGTGGTCCTGGATCAGCAAGAGGCGTTCGTGGTGCGAGAGGAGGTGCCCAGCAACAAAGAGGCCGCGGG GGAAAAGGGGTCGAGGCCGGTCCTGACCTGTTACAATGA
- the SYNCRIP gene encoding heterogeneous nuclear ribonucleoprotein Q isoform X4, with product MATEHVNGNGTEEPMDTSAAVTHSEHFQTLLDAGLPQKVAEKLDEIYVAGLVAHSDLDERAIEALKEFNEEGALAVLQQFKDSDLSHVQNKSAFLCGVMKTYRQREKQGTKVADSSKGPDEAKIKALLERTGYTLDVTTGQRKYGGPPPESVYSGQQPSVGTEIFVGKIPRDLFEDELVPLFEKAGPIWDLRLMMDPLTGLNRGYAFVTFCTKEAAQEAVKLYNNHEIRSGKHIGVCISVANNRLFVGSIPKSKTKEQIVEEFSKVTEGLTDVILYHQPDDKKKNRGFCFLEYEDHKTAAQARRRLMSGKVKVWGNVVTVEWADPIEDPDPEVMAKVKVLFVRNLANTVTEEILEKAFSQFGKLERVKKLKDYAFIHFDERDGAVKAMEEMNGKDLEGENIEIVFAKPPDQKRKERKAQRQAAKNQMYDDYYYYGPPHMPPPTRGRGRGGRGGYGYPPDYYGYEDYYDYYGYDYHNYRGGYEDPYYGYEDFQVGARGRGGRGARGAAPSRGRGAAPPRGRAGYAQRGGPGSARGVRGARGGAQQQRGRGQGKGVEAGPDLLQ from the exons ATGGCTACTGAACATGTTAATGGGAATGGTACTGAAGAGCCCATGGATACTTCTGCTGCAGTTACCCATTCTGAGCATTTCCAGACATTGCTCGATGCTGGTTTACCACAGAAAGTTGCTGAAAAACTAGATGAAATTTACGTTGCAG gGCTAGTTGCACATAGTGATCTAGATGAAAGAGCTATTGAAGCTTTAAAGGAATTTAATGAAGAAGGTGCACTGGCAGTGCTTCAACAGTTTAAAGACAGTGATCTCTCACATGTTCAG AACAAAAGTGCCTTTTTATGTGGAGTCATGAAGACGTAcaggcagagggaaaaacaggGGACCAAGGTGGCAGATTCTAGCAAAGGACCAGATGAGGCAAAAATTAAG GCACTCTTGGAGAGAACCGGCTACACTCTTGATGTGACTACTGGACAGAGAAAGTATGGTGGACCTCCTCCAGAGTCTGTATATTCAGGACAGCAACCCTCCGTTGGTACAGAG ATATTTGTGGGCAAGATTCCAAGAGACTTGTTTGAAGATGAACTTGTTCCATTATTTGAGAAAGCTGGCCCTATATGGGATCTCCGCTTAATGATGGATCCATTAACTGGTCTAAATAGAGGATATGCTTTTGTCACTTTTTGTACTAAAGAGGCAGCTCAGGAGGCTGTTAAACTG tacaaCAATCATGAAATTCGTTCTGGAAAACACATTGGTGTATGCATCTCTGTTGCCAATAATAGGCTTTTTGTTGGTTCTATTCCTAAGAGTAAAACCAAGGAGCAAATTGTTGAAGAATTCAGCAAAGTAACAG agGGCCTTACAGATGTCATATTGTATCATCAGCCCGATGACAAGAAAAAGAACCGgggtttctgttttcttgaataTGAAGATCACAAGACTGCTGCTCAGGCCAGACGTAGGTTGATGAGTGGCAAGGTGAAAGTCTGGGGAAATGTTGTTACAGTTGAATGGGCTGACCCTATAGAAGACCCAGATCCCGAAGTCATGGCAAAG gtaaaAGTTCTGTTTGTACGCAATCTTGCCAATACTGTAACAGAGGAGATACTAGAAAAGGCCTTCAGTCAATTTGGAAAGCTAGAGCGAGTGAAGAAGCTAAAAGACTATGCTTTCATCCATTTTGATGAACGGGATGGTGCTGTAAAG GCAATGGAAGAAATGAATGGCAAAGATTTAGAGGGAGAAAACattgaaattgtttttgctAAGCCACCAgatcaaaaaaggaaagaacgGAAAGCTCAGAGACAAGCGGCTAAAAATCAGAT GTATGATGATTACTACTATTACGGTCCACCTCATATGCCCCCTCCAACAAGAGGTCGAGGCCGAGGAGGTAGAGGTGGTTACGGATATCCCCCTGACTATTACGGATATGAAGATTATTACGATTATTATGGCTATGACTACCATAACTATCGTGGTGGATATGAAGATCCTTACTATGGTTATGAAGATTTTCAAGTTGGAGCTAGAGGAAGGGGTGGTAGAGGAGCAAGGGGTGCTGCTCCATCCAGAGGTCGCGGGGCTGCTCCTCCCCGTGGCAGAGCCGGTTATGCACAGAGAGGTGGTCCTGGATCAGCAAGAGGCGTTCGTGGTGCGAGAGGAGGTGCCCAGCAACAAAGAGGCCGCGGG CAGGGAAAAGGGGTCGAGGCCGGTCCTGACCTGTTACAATGA
- the SYNCRIP gene encoding heterogeneous nuclear ribonucleoprotein Q isoform X3, whose translation MATEHVNGNGTEEPMDTSAAVTHSEHFQTLLDAGLPQKVAEKLDEIYVAGLVAHSDLDERAIEALKEFNEEGALAVLQQFKDSDLSHVQNKSAFLCGVMKTYRQREKQGTKVADSSKGPDEAKIKALLERTGYTLDVTTGQRKYGGPPPESVYSGQQPSVGTEIFVGKIPRDLFEDELVPLFEKAGPIWDLRLMMDPLTGLNRGYAFVTFCTKEAAQEAVKLYNNHEIRSGKHIGVCISVANNRLFVGSIPKSKTKEQIVEEFSKVTEGLTDVILYHQPDDKKKNRGFCFLEYEDHKTAAQARRRLMSGKVKVWGNVVTVEWADPIEDPDPEVMAKVKVLFVRNLANTVTEEILEKAFSQFGKLERVKKLKDYAFIHFDERDGAVKAMEEMNGKDLEGENIEIVFAKPPDQKRKERKAQRQAAKNQMYDDYYYYGPPHMPPPTRGRGRGGRGGYGYPPDYYGYEDYYDYYGYDYHNYRGGYEDPYYGYEDFQVGARGRGGRGARGAAPSRGRGAAPPRGRAGYAQRGGPGSARGVRGARGGAQQQRGRGVRGARGGRGGNVGGKRKADGYNQPDSKRRQTNNQNWGSQPIAQQPLQGKRGRGRS comes from the exons ATGGCTACTGAACATGTTAATGGGAATGGTACTGAAGAGCCCATGGATACTTCTGCTGCAGTTACCCATTCTGAGCATTTCCAGACATTGCTCGATGCTGGTTTACCACAGAAAGTTGCTGAAAAACTAGATGAAATTTACGTTGCAG gGCTAGTTGCACATAGTGATCTAGATGAAAGAGCTATTGAAGCTTTAAAGGAATTTAATGAAGAAGGTGCACTGGCAGTGCTTCAACAGTTTAAAGACAGTGATCTCTCACATGTTCAG AACAAAAGTGCCTTTTTATGTGGAGTCATGAAGACGTAcaggcagagggaaaaacaggGGACCAAGGTGGCAGATTCTAGCAAAGGACCAGATGAGGCAAAAATTAAG GCACTCTTGGAGAGAACCGGCTACACTCTTGATGTGACTACTGGACAGAGAAAGTATGGTGGACCTCCTCCAGAGTCTGTATATTCAGGACAGCAACCCTCCGTTGGTACAGAG ATATTTGTGGGCAAGATTCCAAGAGACTTGTTTGAAGATGAACTTGTTCCATTATTTGAGAAAGCTGGCCCTATATGGGATCTCCGCTTAATGATGGATCCATTAACTGGTCTAAATAGAGGATATGCTTTTGTCACTTTTTGTACTAAAGAGGCAGCTCAGGAGGCTGTTAAACTG tacaaCAATCATGAAATTCGTTCTGGAAAACACATTGGTGTATGCATCTCTGTTGCCAATAATAGGCTTTTTGTTGGTTCTATTCCTAAGAGTAAAACCAAGGAGCAAATTGTTGAAGAATTCAGCAAAGTAACAG agGGCCTTACAGATGTCATATTGTATCATCAGCCCGATGACAAGAAAAAGAACCGgggtttctgttttcttgaataTGAAGATCACAAGACTGCTGCTCAGGCCAGACGTAGGTTGATGAGTGGCAAGGTGAAAGTCTGGGGAAATGTTGTTACAGTTGAATGGGCTGACCCTATAGAAGACCCAGATCCCGAAGTCATGGCAAAG gtaaaAGTTCTGTTTGTACGCAATCTTGCCAATACTGTAACAGAGGAGATACTAGAAAAGGCCTTCAGTCAATTTGGAAAGCTAGAGCGAGTGAAGAAGCTAAAAGACTATGCTTTCATCCATTTTGATGAACGGGATGGTGCTGTAAAG GCAATGGAAGAAATGAATGGCAAAGATTTAGAGGGAGAAAACattgaaattgtttttgctAAGCCACCAgatcaaaaaaggaaagaacgGAAAGCTCAGAGACAAGCGGCTAAAAATCAGAT GTATGATGATTACTACTATTACGGTCCACCTCATATGCCCCCTCCAACAAGAGGTCGAGGCCGAGGAGGTAGAGGTGGTTACGGATATCCCCCTGACTATTACGGATATGAAGATTATTACGATTATTATGGCTATGACTACCATAACTATCGTGGTGGATATGAAGATCCTTACTATGGTTATGAAGATTTTCAAGTTGGAGCTAGAGGAAGGGGTGGTAGAGGAGCAAGGGGTGCTGCTCCATCCAGAGGTCGCGGGGCTGCTCCTCCCCGTGGCAGAGCCGGTTATGCACAGAGAGGTGGTCCTGGATCAGCAAGAGGCGTTCGTGGTGCGAGAGGAGGTGCCCAGCAACAAAGAGGCCGCGGGGTACGTGGTGCGAGGGGTGGCCGCGGTGGAAATGTAGGAGGAAAGCGCAAAGCTGATGGGTACAACCAGCCAGATTCCAAGCGGCGCCAGACCAATAATCAGAACTGGGGCTCCCAACCCATTGCTCAGCAACCGCTCCAAG GGAAAAGGGGTCGAGGCCGGTCCTGA
- the SYNCRIP gene encoding heterogeneous nuclear ribonucleoprotein Q isoform X2: MATEHVNGNGTEEPMDTSAAVTHSEHFQTLLDAGLPQKVAEKLDEIYVAGLVAHSDLDERAIEALKEFNEEGALAVLQQFKDSDLSHVQNKSAFLCGVMKTYRQREKQGTKVADSSKGPDEAKIKALLERTGYTLDVTTGQRKYGGPPPESVYSGQQPSVGTEIFVGKIPRDLFEDELVPLFEKAGPIWDLRLMMDPLTGLNRGYAFVTFCTKEAAQEAVKLYNNHEIRSGKHIGVCISVANNRLFVGSIPKSKTKEQIVEEFSKVTEGLTDVILYHQPDDKKKNRGFCFLEYEDHKTAAQARRRLMSGKVKVWGNVVTVEWADPIEDPDPEVMAKVKVLFVRNLANTVTEEILEKAFSQFGKLERVKKLKDYAFIHFDERDGAVKAMEEMNGKDLEGENIEIVFAKPPDQKRKERKAQRQAAKNQMYDDYYYYGPPHMPPPTRGRGRGGRGGYGYPPDYYGYEDYYDYYGYDYHNYRGGYEDPYYGYEDFQVGARGRGGRGARGAAPSRGRGAAPPRGRAGYAQRGGPGSARGVRGARGGAQQQRGRGVRGARGGRGGNVGGKRKADGYNQPDSKRRQTNNQNWGSQPIAQQPLQAGKRGRGRS, encoded by the exons ATGGCTACTGAACATGTTAATGGGAATGGTACTGAAGAGCCCATGGATACTTCTGCTGCAGTTACCCATTCTGAGCATTTCCAGACATTGCTCGATGCTGGTTTACCACAGAAAGTTGCTGAAAAACTAGATGAAATTTACGTTGCAG gGCTAGTTGCACATAGTGATCTAGATGAAAGAGCTATTGAAGCTTTAAAGGAATTTAATGAAGAAGGTGCACTGGCAGTGCTTCAACAGTTTAAAGACAGTGATCTCTCACATGTTCAG AACAAAAGTGCCTTTTTATGTGGAGTCATGAAGACGTAcaggcagagggaaaaacaggGGACCAAGGTGGCAGATTCTAGCAAAGGACCAGATGAGGCAAAAATTAAG GCACTCTTGGAGAGAACCGGCTACACTCTTGATGTGACTACTGGACAGAGAAAGTATGGTGGACCTCCTCCAGAGTCTGTATATTCAGGACAGCAACCCTCCGTTGGTACAGAG ATATTTGTGGGCAAGATTCCAAGAGACTTGTTTGAAGATGAACTTGTTCCATTATTTGAGAAAGCTGGCCCTATATGGGATCTCCGCTTAATGATGGATCCATTAACTGGTCTAAATAGAGGATATGCTTTTGTCACTTTTTGTACTAAAGAGGCAGCTCAGGAGGCTGTTAAACTG tacaaCAATCATGAAATTCGTTCTGGAAAACACATTGGTGTATGCATCTCTGTTGCCAATAATAGGCTTTTTGTTGGTTCTATTCCTAAGAGTAAAACCAAGGAGCAAATTGTTGAAGAATTCAGCAAAGTAACAG agGGCCTTACAGATGTCATATTGTATCATCAGCCCGATGACAAGAAAAAGAACCGgggtttctgttttcttgaataTGAAGATCACAAGACTGCTGCTCAGGCCAGACGTAGGTTGATGAGTGGCAAGGTGAAAGTCTGGGGAAATGTTGTTACAGTTGAATGGGCTGACCCTATAGAAGACCCAGATCCCGAAGTCATGGCAAAG gtaaaAGTTCTGTTTGTACGCAATCTTGCCAATACTGTAACAGAGGAGATACTAGAAAAGGCCTTCAGTCAATTTGGAAAGCTAGAGCGAGTGAAGAAGCTAAAAGACTATGCTTTCATCCATTTTGATGAACGGGATGGTGCTGTAAAG GCAATGGAAGAAATGAATGGCAAAGATTTAGAGGGAGAAAACattgaaattgtttttgctAAGCCACCAgatcaaaaaaggaaagaacgGAAAGCTCAGAGACAAGCGGCTAAAAATCAGAT GTATGATGATTACTACTATTACGGTCCACCTCATATGCCCCCTCCAACAAGAGGTCGAGGCCGAGGAGGTAGAGGTGGTTACGGATATCCCCCTGACTATTACGGATATGAAGATTATTACGATTATTATGGCTATGACTACCATAACTATCGTGGTGGATATGAAGATCCTTACTATGGTTATGAAGATTTTCAAGTTGGAGCTAGAGGAAGGGGTGGTAGAGGAGCAAGGGGTGCTGCTCCATCCAGAGGTCGCGGGGCTGCTCCTCCCCGTGGCAGAGCCGGTTATGCACAGAGAGGTGGTCCTGGATCAGCAAGAGGCGTTCGTGGTGCGAGAGGAGGTGCCCAGCAACAAAGAGGCCGCGGGGTACGTGGTGCGAGGGGTGGCCGCGGTGGAAATGTAGGAGGAAAGCGCAAAGCTGATGGGTACAACCAGCCAGATTCCAAGCGGCGCCAGACCAATAATCAGAACTGGGGCTCCCAACCCATTGCTCAGCAACCGCTCCAAG CAGGGAAAAGGGGTCGAGGCCGGTCCTGA
- the SYNCRIP gene encoding heterogeneous nuclear ribonucleoprotein Q isoform X1, which translates to MATEHVNGNGTEEPMDTSAAVTHSEHFQTLLDAGLPQKVAEKLDEIYVAGLVAHSDLDERAIEALKEFNEEGALAVLQQFKDSDLSHVQNKSAFLCGVMKTYRQREKQGTKVADSSKGPDEAKIKALLERTGYTLDVTTGQRKYGGPPPESVYSGQQPSVGTEIFVGKIPRDLFEDELVPLFEKAGPIWDLRLMMDPLTGLNRGYAFVTFCTKEAAQEAVKLYNNHEIRSGKHIGVCISVANNRLFVGSIPKSKTKEQIVEEFSKVTEGLTDVILYHQPDDKKKNRGFCFLEYEDHKTAAQARRRLMSGKVKVWGNVVTVEWADPIEDPDPEVMAKVKVLFVRNLANTVTEEILEKAFSQFGKLERVKKLKDYAFIHFDERDGAVKAMEEMNGKDLEGENIEIVFAKPPDQKRKERKAQRQAAKNQMYDDYYYYGPPHMPPPTRGRGRGGRGGYGYPPDYYGYEDYYDYYGYDYHNYRGGYEDPYYGYEDFQVGARGRGGRGARGAAPSRGRGAAPPRGRAGYAQRGGPGSARGVRGARGGAQQQRGRGVRGARGGRGGNVGGKRKADGYNQPDSKRRQTNNQNWGSQPIAQQPLQGGDHSGNYGYKSENQEFYQDSFGQQWK; encoded by the exons ATGGCTACTGAACATGTTAATGGGAATGGTACTGAAGAGCCCATGGATACTTCTGCTGCAGTTACCCATTCTGAGCATTTCCAGACATTGCTCGATGCTGGTTTACCACAGAAAGTTGCTGAAAAACTAGATGAAATTTACGTTGCAG gGCTAGTTGCACATAGTGATCTAGATGAAAGAGCTATTGAAGCTTTAAAGGAATTTAATGAAGAAGGTGCACTGGCAGTGCTTCAACAGTTTAAAGACAGTGATCTCTCACATGTTCAG AACAAAAGTGCCTTTTTATGTGGAGTCATGAAGACGTAcaggcagagggaaaaacaggGGACCAAGGTGGCAGATTCTAGCAAAGGACCAGATGAGGCAAAAATTAAG GCACTCTTGGAGAGAACCGGCTACACTCTTGATGTGACTACTGGACAGAGAAAGTATGGTGGACCTCCTCCAGAGTCTGTATATTCAGGACAGCAACCCTCCGTTGGTACAGAG ATATTTGTGGGCAAGATTCCAAGAGACTTGTTTGAAGATGAACTTGTTCCATTATTTGAGAAAGCTGGCCCTATATGGGATCTCCGCTTAATGATGGATCCATTAACTGGTCTAAATAGAGGATATGCTTTTGTCACTTTTTGTACTAAAGAGGCAGCTCAGGAGGCTGTTAAACTG tacaaCAATCATGAAATTCGTTCTGGAAAACACATTGGTGTATGCATCTCTGTTGCCAATAATAGGCTTTTTGTTGGTTCTATTCCTAAGAGTAAAACCAAGGAGCAAATTGTTGAAGAATTCAGCAAAGTAACAG agGGCCTTACAGATGTCATATTGTATCATCAGCCCGATGACAAGAAAAAGAACCGgggtttctgttttcttgaataTGAAGATCACAAGACTGCTGCTCAGGCCAGACGTAGGTTGATGAGTGGCAAGGTGAAAGTCTGGGGAAATGTTGTTACAGTTGAATGGGCTGACCCTATAGAAGACCCAGATCCCGAAGTCATGGCAAAG gtaaaAGTTCTGTTTGTACGCAATCTTGCCAATACTGTAACAGAGGAGATACTAGAAAAGGCCTTCAGTCAATTTGGAAAGCTAGAGCGAGTGAAGAAGCTAAAAGACTATGCTTTCATCCATTTTGATGAACGGGATGGTGCTGTAAAG GCAATGGAAGAAATGAATGGCAAAGATTTAGAGGGAGAAAACattgaaattgtttttgctAAGCCACCAgatcaaaaaaggaaagaacgGAAAGCTCAGAGACAAGCGGCTAAAAATCAGAT GTATGATGATTACTACTATTACGGTCCACCTCATATGCCCCCTCCAACAAGAGGTCGAGGCCGAGGAGGTAGAGGTGGTTACGGATATCCCCCTGACTATTACGGATATGAAGATTATTACGATTATTATGGCTATGACTACCATAACTATCGTGGTGGATATGAAGATCCTTACTATGGTTATGAAGATTTTCAAGTTGGAGCTAGAGGAAGGGGTGGTAGAGGAGCAAGGGGTGCTGCTCCATCCAGAGGTCGCGGGGCTGCTCCTCCCCGTGGCAGAGCCGGTTATGCACAGAGAGGTGGTCCTGGATCAGCAAGAGGCGTTCGTGGTGCGAGAGGAGGTGCCCAGCAACAAAGAGGCCGCGGGGTACGTGGTGCGAGGGGTGGCCGCGGTGGAAATGTAGGAGGAAAGCGCAAAGCTGATGGGTACAACCAGCCAGATTCCAAGCGGCGCCAGACCAATAATCAGAACTGGGGCTCCCAACCCATTGCTCAGCAACCGCTCCAAGGTGGTGATCATTCTGGTAACTATGGTTACAAATCTGAAAACCAGGAGTTTTATCAGGATTCTTTTGGGCAACAGTGGAAATAG